In Haliscomenobacter hydrossis DSM 1100, the DNA window ATCGCCCCTACGGGCGTTCTACCGCTGAAACAATCATCGAATGATCGTAATCTCCCCGAATGATCGGCGATTGCAGATTACCCGTAAACGAACGCACATTGCTGTACACAAAATCAAATAGCTCTTGAATGGTTACTTTTTTATCGCGGTTGGAATCTGCCTCACCTTTTAAGCCCCGGATGAGGAAATGGCTGAATACGCCTTGACGCAGGCCGCTGGCTTCCAAAGAGGTCTCTTCAGATTTAGAAGACATGATCAACGCTGTACCCGCCTGAGCCTGAGCCAACTGATTGTAAAATCCTACGATGGTATTTTGGGTAGACTGCACCGAGCGTGCCGCCAACATACTTCCGGAATGACAAGCATCGGCAATACAGAGTTTGTACTTGGCCGGGCTTTTTTTGAGCATGTCGTTGATTTCCTGGTGGAAGATTTTGTTGTCTACCCCATTGTAATCGATGGGCAGAAAAGCACCGGGCAGGCCGTGGCCAGAAAAATAAAGCAGCACAAAGTCATTCGGGCCAGCCTTGTGAAAAACCTCGCGCATAGCGTTGAGGATATTTTGACGGGTAGCTGCTTCATCAATCAGAAGCTTAATTTGTTCATCGGCAACAGCACCACCTTCCGGGCTTTTCAGGAACGCGTAGATGCGGTAGGCATCGTCGTCAGTAAAGCGCAAGGTAGGCATGTCTTTGTAAGAAGCGACCCCGATGATGACCGACCAGATTTTGATACCAGGGCCAGCAAGACTGGGCTGGCTGGTGGGGTTGGCAATTTCTGATTCCAGGGTTTGTACCAGTTTACCTTCTTTCCAAAAGCCTACTTTTTTACGGCCATCGGCATAGGTATAGGTACCCCGACCTTGTGCATTGCCTTTTTCGAACATCCCTTCGTAACGGGTGGAGGTGCCGTCTTTATGTTGATTGATCAATACCCCTTGACCATGCGAAAGACTATCTTTAAACGGGCCGATGTACCGGCTTCCATCCATGTATACATACGTCCCGTAACCATTGATGCAATCGCCGGAAATGCAACCAGTCTGTCGCAAGGGAGTTTTACTGGCTAAGCCAGGGACAGCAACCGGATTTGTTCCCGAACTTATATAATTGTTTTCTTTCCAGACTCCGGTTTTTTTCACGCCATTTTCGTCGATGAACATTCCAGAGCCGTCCATTTTGTTGTTTACCCAACGACCTTCGTAAATCGATTTGTCGGGATTGTATACTTTGCCAAAACCATTGCGGTTGCCATTTTTAAAATCGCCCAGATAAATCATGCCATCGGGGTACAATTTGATGCCATTGCCTTCAAAACAATTGCCCGATATACACCCTGGTTTGAACTTGATGGCGTTGCCATCCAAACGCAAATTCAGGTTGGCCATGGGTTTGATCAATTGCCCCTCTTTCCAAATGCCTTGTTCTACCTTGCCATCTCCCATCAGACGAACACCTTCGCCTTCATAACGGTTGTTTTTCCAATAACCCGTGTAATTGCCATCATTGGGCAAGTACAAAAAGCCAAACCCCTCCCGTCTGCCACTTTTAAATTCACCGACGTAGCGCGAACTACTACTGGGGTAGTACATCACACCACTACCGTCGATACAATTGCCCGTAATGCACTGGGCCATACCTATTTGTAGGCTTAAGGCTACTATTGATGATAAGCAGAAAATGAGTTTCTTCATGGTGGAAATAATTTGTGGGGTATAGTTTTTTACCAAATATTTAAACAACTATTAGGTCGTTATTCTCGAATCAATGCAAAAGGCATGGCCTGGTCAAAA includes these proteins:
- a CDS encoding caspase family protein, producing MKKLIFCLSSIVALSLQIGMAQCITGNCIDGSGVMYYPSSSSRYVGEFKSGRREGFGFLYLPNDGNYTGYWKNNRYEGEGVRLMGDGKVEQGIWKEGQLIKPMANLNLRLDGNAIKFKPGCISGNCFEGNGIKLYPDGMIYLGDFKNGNRNGFGKVYNPDKSIYEGRWVNNKMDGSGMFIDENGVKKTGVWKENNYISSGTNPVAVPGLASKTPLRQTGCISGDCINGYGTYVYMDGSRYIGPFKDSLSHGQGVLINQHKDGTSTRYEGMFEKGNAQGRGTYTYADGRKKVGFWKEGKLVQTLESEIANPTSQPSLAGPGIKIWSVIIGVASYKDMPTLRFTDDDAYRIYAFLKSPEGGAVADEQIKLLIDEAATRQNILNAMREVFHKAGPNDFVLLYFSGHGLPGAFLPIDYNGVDNKIFHQEINDMLKKSPAKYKLCIADACHSGSMLAARSVQSTQNTIVGFYNQLAQAQAGTALIMSSKSEETSLEASGLRQGVFSHFLIRGLKGEADSNRDKKVTIQELFDFVYSNVRSFTGNLQSPIIRGDYDHSMIVSAVERP